In Aureibaculum algae, the following are encoded in one genomic region:
- the epsC gene encoding serine O-acetyltransferase EpsC yields MQLHSQEKPQLRNYNICLKDTVEVFTKKLFYSLFDSVFKAENYEFLKSTFLKITDKLNVIGNPQLWEEFQSKFETIQYKLNLDAKTIEENDPAAESLEEVYLAYPGFHATAIYRLSHELYKLKVPILPRMMSEYGHGLTGVDIHPGATIGDSFFIDHATGIVIGESSVIKNNVKIYQGVTLGGIQVKKSLARTKRHPTIEDNVIIYANATILGGDVVVGANSIIGANVCLTESVPENSILTYQKEFKIRTRDNDSK; encoded by the coding sequence ATGCAATTACATTCTCAGGAAAAGCCACAACTTAGAAATTACAATATCTGTCTAAAAGATACTGTAGAAGTATTTACCAAAAAACTTTTTTATAGTTTGTTTGATAGCGTTTTTAAGGCTGAAAATTATGAATTTTTAAAAAGTACATTTTTAAAAATTACAGATAAACTAAATGTGATTGGTAATCCGCAACTTTGGGAAGAATTTCAATCGAAGTTTGAAACCATTCAATACAAATTGAACTTAGATGCCAAGACTATAGAAGAAAATGACCCTGCGGCAGAAAGTTTAGAAGAAGTGTATTTAGCATATCCAGGTTTTCATGCTACTGCCATTTATAGATTAAGTCATGAGCTTTATAAATTAAAAGTCCCCATTTTACCAAGAATGATGAGTGAATATGGGCATGGGTTAACGGGAGTAGATATCCATCCTGGTGCCACTATTGGTGATTCCTTTTTTATAGACCACGCCACTGGAATTGTAATTGGTGAATCATCAGTTATAAAAAATAATGTAAAAATATATCAAGGTGTTACGCTGGGTGGAATTCAAGTAAAAAAGAGTTTGGCGAGAACGAAAAGACATCCTACTATTGAAGATAATGTTATTATTTATGCCAATGCCACTATTTTAGGAGGTGATGTTGTTGTAGGAGCTAATAGTATTATAGGTGCAAATGTATGCCTTACCGAATCTGTACCTGAAAACTCAATTTTAACCTATCAAAAAGAATTTAAAATAAGAACAAGAGATAATGATTCAAAGTAA
- a CDS encoding homocysteine S-methyltransferase family protein produces MKNIRQELEKRILVLDGAMGTMLQQYKFSEEDFRGERFKDFHLPLKGNNDLLSITQPQAIKDIHAKYFDVGADIIETNTFSGTTIAMADYDLQDIVYELNFESAKLAKEVADAYTEKEPNKPRFVAGSIGPTNRTASMSPDVNDPSFRAVTFDELRIAYKQQVEALIDGGVDLLLVETVFDTLNAKAALFAIEQVKEEKNIDIPIMVSGTITDASGRTLSGQTVEAFLISISHIPILSVGFNCALGADQLKPYMQRLSRTTSFLTSAHPNAGLPNAFGEYDETPEEMQALIESYLKDNLINIIGGCCGTNPEHIKAIAEVAKKYKPRSVLEQTL; encoded by the coding sequence ATGAAAAATATTCGACAAGAATTAGAAAAAAGAATTTTAGTATTAGATGGTGCCATGGGTACCATGTTACAGCAATATAAATTTTCAGAAGAAGACTTTAGAGGAGAACGCTTTAAAGATTTTCACTTACCCTTAAAAGGGAACAATGACTTGTTGTCAATTACCCAACCACAGGCAATTAAAGATATTCATGCCAAGTATTTTGATGTTGGGGCAGATATTATTGAGACCAATACATTTTCAGGTACCACAATCGCTATGGCGGATTATGATTTACAAGATATTGTATATGAACTGAATTTTGAATCTGCGAAATTGGCGAAAGAAGTTGCTGATGCGTATACAGAAAAAGAACCAAATAAACCAAGGTTTGTGGCGGGATCAATTGGGCCTACTAACCGTACGGCAAGTATGTCGCCAGACGTTAATGACCCTTCGTTCAGAGCAGTGACTTTTGATGAGTTGCGTATTGCTTATAAACAACAAGTAGAGGCTTTAATTGATGGTGGTGTAGATTTGTTGCTAGTAGAAACCGTGTTTGATACCTTAAATGCTAAAGCGGCTTTATTTGCAATTGAACAAGTTAAAGAAGAGAAGAACATAGACATTCCAATTATGGTATCTGGCACAATTACTGATGCTTCTGGGAGAACGTTGTCAGGTCAAACTGTTGAAGCTTTTTTAATTTCAATTTCTCATATTCCAATCCTAAGTGTTGGATTTAATTGTGCTTTAGGAGCAGATCAGTTAAAACCTTATATGCAAAGGTTATCTAGAACAACCTCTTTTCTTACCTCCGCTCATCCAAATGCAGGTTTACCAAATGCATTCGGTGAATATGACGAAACTCCTGAAGAAATGCAGGCCTTAATTGAAAGTTACCTTAAAGATAATTTGATCAATATTATTGGAGGATGCTGTGGTACAAACCCTGAACATATTAAAGCCATTGCAGAAGTTGCAAAGAAATATAAACCAAGGAGCGTTTTAGAACAAACCTTATGA
- a CDS encoding 2Fe-2S iron-sulfur cluster-binding protein, whose amino-acid sequence MVDVKIKIKDREGVIHEVLAPTDMAMNLMEVCKSYELPVEGTCGGMAMCASCQCYILSDHSLLEMQDEEEAMLSEAFYVKENSRLGCQIPITEELHGLEIELAPES is encoded by the coding sequence GTGGTTGATGTAAAAATAAAAATAAAAGACAGAGAAGGTGTAATTCATGAGGTACTTGCACCGACTGATATGGCAATGAATTTAATGGAAGTTTGTAAATCATACGAACTTCCTGTAGAGGGAACCTGTGGTGGTATGGCTATGTGTGCATCATGTCAATGCTATATTTTATCTGATCATAGTTTGTTAGAAATGCAAGACGAAGAGGAGGCAATGCTGTCTGAAGCGTTCTATGTGAAAGAAAATAGTAGACTTGGTTGTCAAATACCCATAACAGAAGAGTTACATGGTTTAGAAATTGAATTGGCACCAGAATCTTAA
- the cysM gene encoding cysteine synthase CysM: MIQSKSIIDIIGNTPLVEAKNITSNKKVRLFLKLEGKNPGGSVKDRAAFNMVNEALKRGDISKGDTLVEATSGNTGIALAFIARLLGLNMVLVMPENSTEERIKTMRAYGAELILTPADNGIEGARDLSLQLEKEKGYFMLNQFSNDDNWKAHYKTTGPEIWKDTEGEITHFVSAMGTTGTIMGVSTYLKEQNAAIEIVGAQPADGAKIPGIRKWPEEYLPEIFNKSKVDTIVEVSENDARNVANRLAKEEGVFAGMSSGGSVSAALKIAETIEKGVIVAIICDIGDRYLSSDLFQ; encoded by the coding sequence ATGATTCAAAGTAAATCTATAATTGATATTATTGGTAATACACCATTGGTTGAAGCAAAAAATATTACTTCAAATAAAAAGGTACGTCTATTCTTAAAATTGGAAGGGAAAAACCCTGGAGGTAGTGTTAAAGATCGTGCGGCTTTTAATATGGTTAACGAAGCATTAAAACGTGGTGACATTAGTAAAGGAGATACGTTGGTGGAAGCTACTAGTGGAAATACGGGGATTGCTTTAGCTTTTATTGCAAGGCTTTTGGGATTAAATATGGTATTGGTTATGCCCGAAAATTCAACAGAAGAACGAATTAAAACCATGAGGGCGTATGGTGCAGAATTAATTTTAACACCAGCAGATAATGGTATTGAAGGAGCTCGTGATTTATCCCTTCAACTAGAAAAAGAGAAAGGATACTTTATGCTTAATCAGTTTTCAAATGACGATAATTGGAAAGCTCATTACAAAACTACAGGTCCGGAAATCTGGAAAGATACAGAAGGAGAAATCACACATTTTGTTTCTGCAATGGGTACAACTGGAACTATTATGGGGGTTTCTACCTATTTGAAAGAACAAAATGCAGCCATAGAAATAGTGGGTGCTCAACCCGCAGATGGAGCAAAAATTCCCGGTATCAGAAAATGGCCAGAAGAATACTTACCTGAAATCTTTAACAAATCAAAAGTAGATACCATAGTAGAGGTTAGCGAAAATGACGCTAGAAATGTAGCAAATAGATTGGCAAAAGAAGAAGGTGTCTTTGCTGGCATGAGTAGCGGAGGTTCAGTTAGTGCTGCCTTAAAAATTGCAGAGACTATTGAAAAAGGAGTGATCGTTGCTATAATATGCGATATAGGTGACCGATATTTGTCTTCAGATTTGTTTCAATAA
- a CDS encoding antibiotic biosynthesis monooxygenase family protein: protein MILEVAILHIKKGLSKDFEISFNEAQKIIASKNGYVSHQLKKCVEQEDKYILLVNWNTIEDHEVGFRKSPEYQDWKALLHHYYEPFPIVEHYK, encoded by the coding sequence ATGATTTTAGAAGTGGCTATTTTACATATTAAAAAAGGATTGTCTAAAGATTTTGAGATTAGTTTTAACGAAGCTCAAAAAATAATAGCATCTAAAAATGGATATGTTTCTCATCAGCTTAAAAAATGTGTTGAGCAAGAAGATAAATATATATTATTAGTAAACTGGAATACTATAGAAGATCACGAAGTTGGCTTTAGAAAATCACCAGAGTATCAAGATTGGAAAGCATTATTACATCATTATTATGAGCCTTTTCCAATTGTAGAACATTATAAATAA
- the metH gene encoding methionine synthase: protein MKDENKYLTLSGLEPLILTPESNFVNVGERTNVTGSRKFLRLIKEEKFDEALSVARDQVEGGAQIIDVNMDEGMLDGEQAMVKFLHLIASEPDIARVPVMIDSSKWHIIEAGLKVVQGKGVVNSISLKEGEEQFIHHAKLVKRYGAAVIVMAFDEDGQADTYERRIEICKRSYDVLVDKVGFPAQDIIFDPNIFPVATGLEEHRLNALDFFKATKWIRENLPHANVSGGVSNVSFSFRGNNPVREAINAAFLYHAIQHGMTMGIVNPTMLEVYDDIPKDLLERVEDVLFDKRDDATERLLEFAETVVGKDKVDDVTKNLWRNDPLQDRITHALVKGIDAFIIEDVEEARLTAARPIEVIEINLMTGMNVVGDLFGSGKMFLPQVVKSARVMKKAVAYLQPFIEAAKDPKAPKEGIGKILMATVKGDVHDIGKNIVAVVLACNNYDIVDLGVMVPPEKIIAEAIKHKVDAIGLSGLITPSLDEMTFLAEEMEKSGMTIPLLIGGATTSKAHTVVKISPKYNNTVVHINDASRAVTVVGNLLDKNNEAFKKQIRDEYDKFRDNFLSRKKAKEYTTLEVARERKYKIDWKHTTITTPKKLGVTIIEDFDLSLLKDYIDWSPFFRSWELHGKFPDILTDAVVGEQATVIYKEAQILLQRIFDEKLLAGKAIFGLFPASAINDDDIEIYDENGKAVNTFITLRQQLKRREGIPSYALADFIAPKESGKQDYMGCFAVTTGFGTDEIVQEFQDNLDDYNAIMVKALADRLAEAFAEYVHEKVRTDYWGYDANEHLSNEEMIKESYKGIRPAPGYPACPDHLEKRTIWELLNVEENIGMQLTDSLAMWPASSVSGYYFGNEDAKYFGLGKIKEDQLVSYAKRRNIPLDEARKWLNPNLAED, encoded by the coding sequence ATGAAAGACGAAAATAAATATTTAACCTTATCTGGTTTAGAACCCTTAATTCTTACGCCAGAAAGTAACTTTGTAAATGTTGGTGAACGAACTAATGTTACAGGTTCTCGTAAATTTTTGAGGTTAATTAAAGAAGAAAAATTTGATGAAGCCTTAAGTGTGGCTAGAGATCAAGTAGAAGGTGGTGCTCAAATTATCGATGTAAACATGGATGAGGGCATGTTAGATGGTGAACAGGCAATGGTAAAATTTTTACATCTTATTGCTTCAGAGCCGGATATTGCTAGAGTTCCCGTAATGATTGATAGCTCAAAGTGGCACATTATAGAAGCCGGACTAAAAGTAGTACAGGGTAAAGGCGTTGTAAATTCTATTAGTTTAAAAGAGGGTGAAGAGCAATTTATTCATCATGCAAAATTGGTAAAACGATATGGTGCGGCGGTAATAGTAATGGCATTTGATGAAGATGGACAAGCGGATACTTACGAACGACGAATTGAAATTTGTAAACGTTCTTATGATGTTTTGGTTGACAAAGTTGGATTTCCAGCTCAAGATATTATTTTCGATCCAAATATTTTTCCAGTTGCCACGGGATTAGAAGAGCACAGATTAAATGCACTTGATTTTTTTAAAGCTACAAAGTGGATTCGTGAAAACCTACCACATGCAAATGTAAGTGGTGGTGTAAGTAATGTCTCTTTTTCGTTTAGAGGAAACAATCCCGTAAGAGAAGCTATTAATGCTGCCTTTTTGTACCATGCTATTCAACATGGAATGACGATGGGTATTGTAAATCCAACAATGTTAGAGGTTTATGACGATATTCCTAAGGATTTATTAGAGCGTGTTGAAGATGTGTTATTTGATAAACGAGACGATGCTACAGAACGATTATTAGAATTTGCAGAAACCGTAGTTGGAAAAGATAAGGTAGATGATGTTACGAAAAATCTATGGAGAAATGACCCGTTGCAAGATAGAATTACACATGCATTGGTTAAAGGAATTGATGCTTTTATCATAGAAGATGTAGAAGAAGCGAGACTAACTGCTGCAAGACCGATAGAGGTTATTGAAATTAATTTAATGACCGGAATGAATGTGGTCGGTGATCTTTTTGGCAGTGGAAAAATGTTTTTACCGCAAGTGGTAAAATCAGCAAGAGTAATGAAAAAGGCAGTAGCTTATTTACAGCCATTTATTGAAGCCGCAAAAGATCCTAAAGCTCCAAAAGAAGGGATAGGGAAAATTTTAATGGCCACTGTAAAAGGCGATGTACATGATATTGGTAAAAATATTGTTGCTGTTGTTTTAGCGTGTAACAATTATGATATTGTTGACTTAGGTGTTATGGTGCCGCCAGAAAAAATTATTGCTGAAGCTATAAAACATAAGGTAGATGCTATCGGTTTAAGTGGTCTAATTACACCATCTTTAGACGAGATGACGTTTTTGGCAGAAGAAATGGAAAAGAGCGGGATGACCATTCCTCTATTGATAGGAGGTGCAACAACTTCAAAGGCTCATACGGTTGTTAAGATTTCACCAAAGTATAATAATACAGTAGTGCATATTAATGATGCGTCAAGGGCAGTAACCGTTGTTGGTAACCTGTTAGACAAGAATAATGAGGCGTTTAAAAAACAAATCAGAGATGAGTACGATAAATTTAGAGATAATTTTTTAAGTCGTAAGAAAGCTAAAGAATACACCACCTTAGAAGTTGCAAGAGAGCGGAAGTATAAAATAGACTGGAAACATACAACAATTACAACCCCGAAAAAATTAGGTGTTACAATTATTGAAGATTTTGATTTAAGTCTTTTGAAGGATTATATAGATTGGAGTCCCTTTTTTAGAAGTTGGGAACTTCATGGAAAATTTCCTGATATATTAACGGATGCTGTTGTGGGTGAGCAAGCCACGGTAATTTATAAAGAAGCACAGATTTTATTACAACGTATTTTTGATGAAAAATTATTAGCTGGTAAAGCTATTTTTGGGTTGTTTCCTGCAAGTGCAATAAATGACGATGACATTGAAATTTATGATGAAAATGGGAAAGCTGTAAACACCTTTATTACGTTAAGGCAACAGCTTAAAAGACGTGAAGGGATTCCTAGTTACGCGTTAGCTGATTTTATAGCCCCAAAAGAGAGTGGGAAACAAGATTATATGGGATGTTTTGCGGTTACAACAGGTTTTGGAACGGATGAGATTGTTCAGGAGTTTCAAGATAATTTAGATGATTATAATGCCATTATGGTAAAGGCATTAGCGGATAGGCTAGCAGAAGCTTTTGCAGAATATGTACACGAAAAAGTTAGAACTGACTATTGGGGATATGATGCTAATGAGCATTTATCTAACGAAGAGATGATAAAAGAAAGTTACAAAGGTATTCGTCCGGCACCAGGCTATCCTGCATGCCCAGATCATCTTGAAAAAAGAACCATTTGGGAGCTTTTAAATGTTGAGGAAAATATTGGAATGCAACTCACAGACAGTCTTGCTATGTGGCCAGCGTCAAGTGTATCTGGTTATTATTTTGGTAATGAAGATGCTAAGTATTTTGGTCTAGGAAAAATAAAAGAAGATCAATTGGTGAGCTATGCAAAACGTAGAAATATACCACTTGATGAAGCTAGAAAATGGTTGAATCCTAATTTAGCAGAAGATTAA